Below is a window of Mesomycoplasma bovoculi M165/69 DNA.
GCCCTTTGCAAGCTGAAGCAATTGCACAAATGCGTTTATATAGATTGTCCAAAATTGATCAACAAATGTTTTTAAAAGATAAAGAAGAACTTGAAAATACTCTTAAAAAACTTCAACTTTTAATTAATGATAAAGAAGAATTTAAAAAATATTTAATTGAACTTTTGCTATCTGTCAAAAGCAAACATCAAAGACCACGTTTAACTCAAATTATTGATAAAAATTTGAATGTCAAAATTAATTATGATCAGCTAGTTAAAGAAGAATTTTTCTTTTTTAGTATTTCCAAAAATGGTTTTTACAAAAAAATGTCTATAAAAACCAACATAATTGAAGAAATCAGCAAGCTACCAGTTGCAGAAAAAGATTTTTTAATTTCACTAGATATGGTTAGTTCAAAAGATAAAATTTTTCTCATCACTAACCTAGGAAATTTGATTACACTTTTACCTCATGCACTAGAGGAAAGTCAACTTAAGCAATCAGGTATTGATCTAAAAACTAAATTGGCTTTTGGACATAAAGAATACATTATTGCAGCTATTCCTGTTTCTAACATTGAAAACCAATCATTAATTTTAGTCAGTTTGGCTGGTTTAGCTAAACGTGTTTCACTAGATAATTTTGCCAATTATAAACATAATAAAATTACAAACATTTTTAAACTAAAAGATAGCAATGAATTAATTAGTTGTCATTTAGGTGAAAATAATGCTAATATTGCAATTTTCACTTCATTGAATCGTGGTTTAAAAGTTAGTGAAACAGATGTGCCAATTTATGGCAAAAATTCAGCTGGTGTGCGCTTAATAAATTTACGAACAAATGAAAGCATTTCTGGAACAGCTTTAATTTGTGAAGATGAAAAAGTTTTAATTTTTGATCATTGATCAAGATTTGATCAACTTTTGCCAGGGAATATTCTTTTTGGTCAACGAGGAAGCACTCCTAAAAAAATAGAAACCAATCTAGATTTTTCAAAACCAATAATGAGCGCTTCTGCTTTTAATTCTAATTTTGGAATTTTTGATTTTAGTGATTTGATTAAGATTTATAATATAAATGAAGCAACAAGTTTAAAGGCAAGTTCTAAAAAGTGTTATAAAATTTTAAGGTTGCCAGCAAAACCAGAGTTAAAAAATGAAGTTAAATTCGAACCTAAAGTTGAGACAAAAAGCAAAACTATCAATAAAACAAAGGAAAAACTAGAGTCAAAAGTTCAAAAACCTACCAAAAGTGAAAATGAACAAACTAAAGTTTTTAATTTTGATGAAGCTTTGCAAAGAGCTAAAACCAAATTACAACAAGTTAATGAATTAGATATTGATGCATTACTTAAAAAATTCGAAGAGGATGAATAATATGGATAAAAATTTTTATAAAAATTCACTAAATATTTTCACAACTGATTTTTCAATGAAAGCAGAACTAACTAAAAAACAAGAGTTATTTCATCAATTTTGGAAAGAACAAAAAATTTACAAAAAAGCTTTAGAAAAAAACAAAAATAATAAAAGTTTTATTTTGCATGATGGACCTCCTTATGCAAATGGTGATATTCATATTGGTCATGCTTTAAACAAAATTTTAAAAGACATTATTGTTCGTTATAAAACTTTATCAGGATTTTATACACCTTTTGTACCAGGTTGAGACACTCATGGTTTGCCTATTGAAAATAAAGTGACTAGTGAATTTGGCAAATTATCTGCAATTGAATTGCGTAGGCAAGCAAATGATTTTGCAAACAGTCAAATCCAAAATCAAATGAAGCAATTTAAAGAGTTGGATTTATTTTGTGATTTTGAACATTTTTACCAAACCAATGATAAAAAATATGAAGCTAAACAACTTAAATTGTTTAAAAATATGGTTGAAAAAGGCTTGATTTATCGAGGTTTGAAACCTGTTTTTTGGTCTCCAAGTAGTCAAAGTGCACTTGCTGAAGCAGAAATTGAATATTTTGAACACAAATCGCCTTCAATTTTTGTAGCTTTTGAAGTTAGCAAAGGTAATGATTTAGTTTCTGCAGATGACAAACTTATCATTTGAACTACAACCCCTTGGACATTGGTGGCAAATTCTGGAGTT
It encodes the following:
- a CDS encoding DNA topoisomerase (ATP-hydrolyzing), with the protein product MKNNLQAVIDASLEQIVAEKFIRYSKYVIQNRAIPDVRDGLKPVQRRILYSMWNLGLKKDKPYKKSARVVGDVIGKYHPHGDSSIYDALVRMSQEWKMNVPLVDMHGNKGSIDDDPAAAMRYTETRLEEISNDLLELISKNVVSWTPNFDDSEKEPTVLPTIFPNLLVNGAIGIASGFATDIPPHNLGEVIDGCIAMLNNKNISIAELGSIIQGPDFPTGGIIYGKEGIRDAFATGKGRLTLTAKYEIIEDKNQRLIQISQIPFGIAKANLIRQIDDIKFEQKVYGIKEVVDQSDRNGILINVELEADANIDLIINYLLQKTDLQIYYSYNSIAICDNSPKLLSIKQLVGYYLDHLEKIKFAELEFDFAKNEKKLEITKGFLRVADITDEVIKVIRASDNSKAGVIADLIKYFQFSPLQAEAIAQMRLYRLSKIDQQMFLKDKEELENTLKKLQLLINDKEEFKKYLIELLLSVKSKHQRPRLTQIIDKNLNVKINYDQLVKEEFFFFSISKNGFYKKMSIKTNIIEEISKLPVAEKDFLISLDMVSSKDKIFLITNLGNLITLLPHALEESQLKQSGIDLKTKLAFGHKEYIIAAIPVSNIENQSLILVSLAGLAKRVSLDNFANYKHNKITNIFKLKDSNELISCHLGENNANIAIFTSLNRGLKVSETDVPIYGKNSAGVRLINLRTNESISGTALICEDEKVLIFDHWSRFDQLLPGNILFGQRGSTPKKIETNLDFSKPIMSASAFNSNFGIFDFSDLIKIYNINEATSLKASSKKCYKILRLPAKPELKNEVKFEPKVETKSKTINKTKEKLESKVQKPTKSENEQTKVFNFDEALQRAKTKLQQVNELDIDALLKKFEEDE